The Punica granatum isolate Tunisia-2019 chromosome 4, ASM765513v2, whole genome shotgun sequence sequence gattaaatgtatatcaaatccgacctcaagaaattttttacatcaaattgaacctttagagattaagtgtacctCAAATTCGACCTTCCGTCAGAATGTCGTCCaaaaatgaatggaaaaatCTGATCTGGCATTCAACAGCTGACGTGGCATTGTTGattgttttctttcatttttttattattctccATTTTCTGTCTGgtttaaaaaaagtatttccTTACAGTCCCCTTACTTTTCAGTTAGAGGCGGAAAAAAATTCTTCCTCTCGGTGCGTCTTTCTTAATCGCCGGTGCTCTTGGAGAGATTACAGTGACAATAATTGGTGAGTCTACGTCGAGAGCATCAGCGATTGAGGAAGACGCGCCGGGAGGAGAAAGTTTTTCCCGCCTTCGACTGAAAAGTGAGGGAActatagaaaatattttttttaagccAGACAGAAAtgatgaataataaaaaaagaaagaaaataatcaaacAATGTCACAACAGCTGTTGAATGCTAGATCGAatttttccatccatttttgGATGGCATTTTGATGGAAGGTCGAATTTGATGTACACATAATCTCTCAAGATtcaatttaatgtaaaaaaatttcttgaggtcggatttgatgtatgtttaatctctcaaggttcaatttgatgtacacttaatctctcaaggttcattttgatgtaaaaaaaattattgaagtcGGATTtaatgtacacttaatctctcaaagttcaatttgatgtaaaaaaaatttgaagttgGATTTGATGTAATATATATCTCTGGATGAccaatttgtcaatttactcAAATAAAATCGtagattttctctttttccaaGATTCCAACTGGGACTTTATTTGAGGAAAAAGTCGACGAACCACTTAAAACATTATTATTTCCTCTatctcatttatttaattttttcttttctttttcctttctcttttgGGGTTTCTTAAAGCTAAAAGTGAAGGATGATTTGATTGTGAGTAGAGGTGTAAACGAGTAGAGTCGAGtccaaatataaaaaagttcAAATTTGGGCTCGTCAAACTTTTCTTAGGCTCAGGCTTGGGCTTGAGCTTGATCGAGCCTGAAAGCACGAACTTGAGCTTGACTCGTCAGACAAATCAAAGGCTTGACTTGGCTCGTTTAAGCTCGGCCAGTGGACCAAGTTCAGTAGAAAAGTTGGGCTCGAGCTCGGGCTTGGCTCGAATTTAGACTTGAGTTCGGGCTCGTTTAGgcttgagaaaaaaatataaactaaattataaaaactataatttcatgcaaaatataatttagaaatataaattacaacttgataatattcaaattcaaatcacGTAGAGTTTAATTAAAAGACTACACTTGATAATATGAAAAAACTATTAGAGTTTCGACAATAAAAGGATTaacattaatattttaaatcaataataataataataatataacagTTCGTTTAAGTTCGCGAGTTTCACGAACCGAATACCATTAAGCTCGACTCGGCTGGTTTAATTGGTGAGCTCGAACTTAATAAGAGCGAGCCGAACTCAAACTTTCACTGAATCGAGTCCAAACGGTTCACGAATAGTCTCGTCTCGTTTGCACTTTAATTGCAAggaatacttttttttttccctgatgAAAAGGTGAAGAGATTGGCGGATTGGGGGAAGCTTCCGAGGGGCCATTTTTTGAGGTGAACAGTCGAATTCCTTTTTGGTGGAAACAAATAAATGCCGGTTTCATTCGACAGGACCACTTTTGCATGTTTGTTTAATCATGTTCATAAACTTGGGCTTAGACTTTTGCgattttctcaaatttctcCCAAGTTAATAAGAGATCTTATGAAGCATTTCGATCTTGCATGTTTGTTTAATCATGTTCATAAACTTGGGCTTAGACTTTTGCgattttctcaaatttctcCCAAGTTAATAAGAGATCTTGTGAAGCATTTCGATCTTTCGTAATCTGAATTGAGGGACACATGAAAAGATCTACCTTATCTGAAGTTCTTTCTTCTTATCGTTCCAATTCTTAACATTGAATGTTTTGTACGACGGATACTttattcgttttttttttgttccatTCCTTCCACAATGAGTAGCTCGCATATCCATAAAATCGATATTTACGATGTACAAAATCATGAATCAGTCACCAAATAAAATCGACTTTTTGAGATATTTTTCAGACTCAATTTATTTCGTTCTGTGACCTTTTTGCTGTTTCTTTTCAGATGTTTTTGGGAAATTCTTGTTCAGTCTTTTCACCATATGACTGTAGAAGACATTTTATCCGTAGGTGAAAATACAGTGAAATTAGTTTGGCTATACAATTAGGACATGTTGGAGGAGAGGAAATGGATCGGGTTGGATCGAGAATGTGGATGCATAAAGAAAGATGtacattttttttggaattaaAACACCAATTAGCACCGAATGTAAATATTGTTATGAGAATAGCAGGCAATTGTTCTACATATCAACCCGCGTTCAATGCGTCTCCTCCCCTCCACAAGCGACCTTCATTATTAACCGTACGTAATTGGGTCCTCATCGGATGGGTATGAAAAGGGAAGGCATACTTTTGAAGTGGTGCGTTTAATTACCTGCGCTTTCATTTTCGATGTCAATGAGTCCTTTGCAGCTGCAAGGAAGACCCCACAATCACATTCATTCGCATCGAGTCTGCAAGTTCGTTCAATTCTTCCAACAGACACCTTTTGGTCCATTAATAGTAATTTCCACTCATTATTACAACTTATATAGCTGTCTCCAAATCACGAGGAaaaaagaggggaaaaaaactcGATCCTGGatcttttaatataaaaatgcgAATTAATCGGTAATTACAATGCAAAATCGGATTGGATCGGATCGAATCTTTGTTAACTTTAAGGTCATTTTGCATCCAGTTGAAAGATTAATTGTCATACTAAGAAGATCTTCCGCTCCTGCAAAGTACCAAGAGTGCGCATGCAATTTTCAATCGTGAATTAATGATTAATTGATTGACAAGGCCAAACCCAACCAATGCTGAGCAAATCAATTAATGTAGGTGATTCAGAAATCAGGTAATGAAACCACATGATCTGTATTGATTGCTTGATAATCAGGATTAGCATCGTGATAATCACATTTTAACCATGAAAAGCTCCTGATCTCcatcggttttttttttttggataaattcgAAGTTTTGAACTATCAAGGAATTAAAGAGGGGAAGTTTGGCCAATTCCTACCATGCatcattgaaaaaagaaataattttatgatcatctaagcaCAAGAATTCACAtggtcctttttctttttcttgaaagACATTGCATAatcctttgtcttttattATAGATTAAGTTGATATAATTCTATGGCACCTGTCTAATTTAAAAAGTATTCAATGACTTACAGTAATAAAGACAAGGAAAACAAAACATTTGACTTTTGTTTCAATGGAAACGAAAAATGTGGGGACAAATTTTCCCCCCCTCTTCAAGAAAGGAATTAAATATCAACTCCAACCAATATGAATTGATTCAAGCATTCGGCACTTGTTCTGCTTAAACAAAATATCGAGTTCGAATAtttgtgaatgtagaaaattcatacTGGGTCCAATTGAGCTTTCGAATATAAGGATTCACaacgaaaaaataaataaataaataaatatatatatatatatatatgaactgcAGAGTTAATTCAAGACATGACATTATTTCTCTTAGCATTGAGTATTGGTCCATGCATGTACTTctccatatatattcatcatgCTCTAATTATACACCCGTGATTTTATCTCGTTATTGCAACGGTCCATCTTATGGTATTTACATTGTTCTATGTTCTATTGTATTTATATATCCTCTCTTCTTATCAAGGGATTCGATTTTCTCATACTTGACTAATTAAAATctataatttcttaattttaaatgaaaataaataaaaattaaaagaatcaTACGTATAAATAAATTCGAAGGTAACCGACATGAAATGGGACAGGTGAGCTTGCTTGAATCCAAGGGTTTACTTGGCTTCAAAGCTGCTAATTGGTTAGCGACGGCAACTGTGAGTCGTCCCGTTTCCTCATAGACCATTGAGTCAAAGCGTACCAGTTCAGTTAAGCCCTTTACCTCATTTTTATGTATTCCGATTCGCAGTCGAGAATTACGGGAATTATGTCCGTACTAAAAGTTTCATATCGGCATGCACGGATAATAATTGACATCATCGTTCGTTTTCTGTGTCCGCGTGCATCTTGTATACAATTAGGTACTTGAGGCTCATATAGATAAACAACATTGCATATAATTTATCAAGTCATCGAGCGATCGGAAGAAAGCCTCAATCTCTTCAAAAGTAGAGAAAGTGTGAGATGTGAACCACAGAAGATGTTGATGTTTGGATGGATAGATAAGATAGGTCTGGACTGGGATGGGATGATGAATTAATGTTGTTTCTATTATGCCATCCTAACGGAAGTTTGGATGGTCCCGTCTCAAGTGAAAAAGCTCACCAAACTTGCTCACGAAAGAGACAAGAAATctacacacacatacacataCACAAACATTAACATCCACAAATAATTCTCCATTGTCTGTCCGGCTACGAAGGAAGTCCATGAGGTAAAAGATATGAGAAAGGGAACAAAATGGCACTAAAAAATTCCACTTATGAGAATTGAACTCAGAAGTTGTAgattttagataaaaaaaaacgcGTGCCACTACATCAAATTCCCTGTTTCCAAAAGCGTTACTATTTTTATCTGAGATCCCATCGAAAAGGAACGCTAGCTAGCTGGAGTTACCTAGTAAGCACGTTTAGTATCGGAATCGCGACAATAAGATGATTGGAGGAATTTCATCAAGCAATGATGAGCGCTCTTTCTTCCCTGATTTGGGTAGAAACGTGGGAAGGACAGTAAAAGCCTTTTGCTTTCAGCAAATGCCAGGTGCGTTAGGGGGCATCGAGTGATTTTCAATCACAAGTCTTGCAATTGCTAGCCAGCCAGCCAGCCAGCCAGCCAAGCCGGCCGGCCATATGACTCGATCTCAATCCCAATCTAAATCCCAATCCCAATTGCATAGCAGGGAACAGAGGATAATATTTCAAGAATCATATAATTCGACAGTGTCATCCGTAGTCGAGTTGTATAGCCAGGGCATGCACAATAGGATGTTCTCCGCTTAAAACTCCAAGAAGCAAAGGTTAGCAACTAAAATACATCAATTTCATTGCGTGATAAATCAGTTTACAAGAAACGCACAAGATCTTGTTATAGCTTTGTGTACTGCTGCCATGACACACTCCATTTCGTATCGTGTCGCGAATCGAGCTGGGCTGTTTATTATTCGACATGCCAAAGAGACTGCAGGCTAAACTTGGCGTAGAGTGCGATGATGGACCACCTGAGCTGTAGCTAATTCCCATCCCCACCAATCTCAAGCTAGGAGCAGAACATAAAGAATCACCTAGAcaaagagaaggaagaaacAATGGAAAGTGCCCGTGAAGGTGGTGGGTCGACCCATTTAATGTTCCGTTCTGCTAAAAAAGGGTCCATTCCAAACCCGTGACTTTTTGTTTCTATATGTACCGGTGTACGTGTGTACTTGTTTCGGTGTAACGGTACGTATTAGCATAAGCCGGGCTAAATATTGTCCTAATCCCTTCCTGGACAATAAATTGATACTCACTAGATTGAACCCGAAGAGAACTTTGTCAATCTTTGCGAcaatatataatctataacaATTATAATAAACAGAAGCTAAGTCGAGAAAATAATCGATGTATCTATTGTCTTTTCATTTCCACATAGGATTGAGTACGACAAACTTAATATATTTTCGCATGAATTTTCGAGGTGagaaatatgatttttttttttggttctccCTAATCTgtggggaaaagaaaaaaaggtcaGAAAAGCAGAGACAAGTAGAATTAGATGCAAAAGAGACatgatcttcttcttcgttgGTGCccaattataataatatatgtacgTGAATTGTGTAACTTTTGCAAAAGCTGCGAAAGAAATAAATGTTGTctgaaataaaagaaaaggaaaaggagaaaaagtaatggcTACTGGGCCAACTGTAATAACTAACCTGACCTCGGATCCACCCCGTCTAGTTCATTCACTAAGATTGAGGAATTATCGATGGTACGCATGTATTTATCATATGCCTAGATGAGCAATGGCTGCGAAAGATGGTTCCCGATTAACTTTTCCACTATTCTTTTTGCTCCGTGTGACGCGTGAAAAAGTCGGCGATTCGGGCCTGTAGTATTATCTAGCAGGCCCATATTGGATGTTGTGGTGCAGGGTCCATCTACATAGGGTCTGTTTACAAGTGCTTCAGTATTATGTCCGACTTCGGAACCATGTTGTGGCAAAAGTTTTCAGATTATGTGGTCGGATAGGTCGACCGGCTCGTGGGACAGCACCCCCGGCAGTGACACATCCTATCTTTTTTAAACTATCTTTTGAACGTACAAATGGTAACTATCGATGATTTGAtgtttaatcattattatcatCAGCGATGGTCTGAAGTCCATCACTTGGCATATCCCCACTGCCATACCCAATCATACCATTGCGATAACAGCAGAAATGGAATGAAAGGTAGCAGAAAGGAAGCAGGCATAATTAAAATCCTTGAAAGAACAGTTCTATCCAGACGTGAAGTTAGGAATTACGACCCACTTCTAATTCTGAATGGGTAGATCCTTGTCACTGACGGATCCTTTTTCTGGTCGAATATatgaaggaaatgaaaaggaaataaatatcGTATCGACTTATTCTTTCCATTGGCCTCTGTACAACACTTTGATCCCTAAGACCGAAGTCGTCGAAGAAACAATAGACGGTGCTGTATCCATATAATTAGACACACTGCCAAGAAGCCCCACATAATTTGTACACAACCACCAGATAGCAATAGGTTTTGATGATAATTTGGGGGAGAAGACTCTGTTTTCCTATGTCAACTGCTAAAGCATCCGAAAAACTTCTTTGGGACATGACCTTTTGCTCGGAATTTCGCGGCCTCCTCTTCTATCTTGATGAAGTCCTCTCCCTTTTTGGCTTCGACTGTCGCACGCTTCTCTTGCGCAGCCTTATGAAGGTCTGCTATCTTGTTCTTCATCCTCTCTGCATACTccgccttcttcttctccagaTTCTCCTACAAGATGATCACATTGAACGGTGATAAAATTATATGTTGCAGTCTGTTGCAGTGAGAAATATCTCCAGACTCGGTTCTTTATGATAATGACCATTAGTCATGTTACGACCGACAACATTGCCAAAGAGGTAACCATGAATCATTGAGCTAAAGAAAAGCGACTGTAAAACTACCTCGATTTTCTTTAGTTTTGCCTCGACAGTGGCTTTCTTGCTGTTCTCCCAAGCTTCGACTGCCGAGAGTTTCTTGTACGCCCTTCATCACATTTTAGGACGATTAAGGAAGGGCAAACCCAGCATGACATCGAAAGACAGAGCCAAGAAATGCAGAGAGAAAGAAGCCGAAAAAAACACCAAAAGCTCTAAAATTCATGCCGCAAGTTTTGCAAACCCTTGCATTGATCTGATCACAGGTTATATAAGGCCGTGAGAGGGATTGTTTTACTTGTTCTCTGCTTTGCTTTTCTCGCTTTCTTCCCATGCCTTGATCAGAGCCAATCTCTTCTCCGTTACAACTCTAGCAAGAACAGCATCTGAGAAACTGACATTGAATCAGAAGATATTGATTCATGTATCGAACCTAAGCACAATAATGATAGGTACATGAATTATTCTTTCCCGAGTTGTTACCTCTATCGAACATAGGTCCAGAAGAATTCTCTATAGGATCCGCAAATGCAACCTCTGTCATTGCAAACAAAACATACAACAGGGTATGAAGTTTCAGCTGAGACGTCTCTTATTCGTTTAAACGAAAGTATTGGTCCAgaatgaaaaatttgatgatcgaagatttcatgaaaaataacTCCTTCCAGGAAGTACAAGAGGATATCACATGCGTATTTAACGTCTTCTACCCCGTTGTGCTTTGATCTTCACTGGGAATTCAAGTAAACTCTCTGATGACCTCGTTTTGCATCAGGCCAAATGGGAACCCGGAGCACAATTTAAGATCTTATCAAAAACTAGACCATGAATATCAAATTTGTTCTTCCTACTGAATTTACTTGCTACGAAGGCACCGATCGACCTGCAAATTTTGTCGATCTATAGTTAATGAGAGGATGAGAGATTACTTGGAGCAGATGGTGCCTTCTTCTTGTCTTCAGCAACAGGGATGGCACCTTTCTCATCCGCTGCAACATCTTCTTCCttggcagcagcagcagcatcaTCGTCATCACTTCCATtaacattattattactactaccATTGTTGACATCCTTAGACTTTTCTTCTTGTGGGGTCTGAGAAGATTCAGATTCAGCCTTCTTTGCCACCTCTTGTTCCATCACAAACTCCTTCAACTTAGCCACCTATCACAAGGAATCAAATCC is a genomic window containing:
- the LOC116202560 gene encoding remorin-like, translating into MEQEVAKKAESESSQTPQEEKSKDVNNGSSNNNVNGSDDDDAAAAAKEEDVAADEKGAIPVAEDKKKAPSAPKVAFADPIENSSGPMFDRDAVLARVVTEKRLALIKAWEESEKSKAENKAYKKLSAVEAWENSKKATVEAKLKKIEENLEKKKAEYAERMKNKIADLHKAAQEKRATVEAKKGEDFIKIEEEAAKFRAKGHVPKKFFGCFSS